In Acidobacteriota bacterium, the genomic stretch CCCCGGCGCGGGTCCCCCCCCGGCCGGCGCCGGAGCCCCCACCCCCCGACCCGTACCCGGCGCCGGCCGGAGACGCCGACGCAGAGAAGCCGAAGGCTGCCGGTCCGGACGCGGCGGCGGAAGCAGAAGCGCCCGCAGCGGAGTCGGAGGCGAAGCCGGCGGAAGCCGCCGAGGAGCCTGCGCCGACACCCGAGACCGCGGACGCCGGGACCGCCGGCGCCGGGACCGCCGACGCCGGGACGGCCGACGCCGGGACCGCCGACGAGGCCGAACCCGCGGCAACGAAACCCGCCGCGGCCACCGACGCGGCTGCGTCCGACGCGGTCGAGCCGGCCGCAGGCGAGAGCCCGGAAGCCACCGGGTCAGCCCCCGAAACGACACCCGACGCAGCGAAGAAGTGAATCGGGGCCACGTCTCGCGTGGCCCGCTGGCCGACGCGCACCGGCCGGAGGCGCCGGGTCGGCCGCTACGCCGCTGAGGAACAGCCGGCCGAAGGAAGCGGCGGCGAGCAGGCCCGTCGTCGAAGGCCGGCCCGCCTGCCGGCTTACGCCAGAATCCCGTCGACCACCCTGCCGTGGACGTCCGTCAGGCGGAAGTCGCGGCCCTGGTACTGGTATGTCAACCGGGTGTGATCGATGCCCAGCAGGTGCAGCATCGTGGCGTGCAGGTCGTGGATGTGCACCGGATCGCGGGCGATGTTGTAGGAGAAGTCGTCGCTCGCCCCGTAGGTCGTGCCCGGCTTGACGCCGCCGCCCGCCATCCAGATGGTGAAGCAGCGCGGATGGTGGTCGCGGCCGTAGGTCTCCTCGGTGAACACGCCCTGGCAGTAGGCGCTGCGGCCGAACTCGCCGCCCCAGACCACCAGCGTCTCGTCCAGAAGCCCCCGATTCTTCAGGTCCTGCACCAGCGCAGCCTGCGCCTGATCGACGTCCCGCGCCTGCCGCTCGATACCCGTGGGCAGCCGCGTGTGCTGGTCCCAGCCGCGGTGGAAGCACTGGATGAACCGTACGCCCCGCTCTGCGAGACGGCGCGCCAGCAGGCAGTTGCGCGCGAAGGTACCCGGCTGGCGAGCATCCGGACCGTAGAGATCGAAGACGCTGTCCGGCTCGTCCGACAGGTCGGTGAGCTCCGGTACCGAGCTCTGCATGCGGTAGGCCATCTCGTACTGGGCGATCCGCGTGCTGGTCTCCGGGTCCCCGAACTCCTCTTCCTTCAGCCGGTTCAGCGCGCCGAGGTCGTCGAGGAAGCGGCGCCGCGTGCCCTGGTCGACCCCCGGAGGGTTCGACAGGTAGAGGACCGGATCGCCGGTCGAGAGGAACTTCACCCCCTGGTAGCGCGTGGGCAGA encodes the following:
- a CDS encoding DUF1501 domain-containing protein, encoding MNTPLEQWLTRRRFLELAGTGIGTAALATVFGQDLGAQAPGTAPAVAGGLSGLPHFAPKAKRVIYLFQSGAPSQHELWDYKPTLAEMVGEDLPPSVRGNQRVTTMTAAQERFPLVPSKFPFRQHGESQTWVSDLMPHTAGIVDELCFIKSMHTEAINHDPGITFFQTGAQLAGRPSIGAWLSYGLGTMNADLPTFVAMISKGSAQTGQPLYDRLWGSGFLPTRYQGVKFLSTGDPVLYLSNPPGVDQGTRRRFLDDLGALNRLKEEEFGDPETSTRIAQYEMAYRMQSSVPELTDLSDEPDSVFDLYGPDARQPGTFARNCLLARRLAERGVRFIQCFHRGWDQHTRLPTGIERQARDVDQAQAALVQDLKNRGLLDETLVVWGGEFGRSAYCQGVFTEETYGRDHHPRCFTIWMAGGGVKPGTTYGASDDFSYNIARDPVHIHDLHATMLHLLGIDHTRLTYQYQGRDFRLTDVHGRVVDGILA